The following are from one region of the Rhizobacter sp. AJA081-3 genome:
- the metG gene encoding methionine--tRNA ligase, producing MTRKLFVTTALPYANAPFHVGHMMEYIQADIWVRFQRMLGNEVHFVCADDAHGAPIMIAAEKAGLTPQDFVAKIAAGRKQYLDGFHIAFDNWHSTDGPENHEFAQDIYLKLRRQGLIAVRSIEQFYDPVKGMFLPDRYIKGECPKCGAKDQYGDSCEVCGAVYTPTDLKNPYSTLTGATPVMKSSEHHFFQLSSQRCIDFLQQWTQEPGRLQSEVLNKIREWFATDEQGHVSLADWDISRDAPYFGIRIPDTEDKYFYVWLDAPVGYLASLKNYCAKTGRDYDALMADPTLEQIHFIGKDITYFHTLFWPAMLHFSGRKAPDKVFVHGFITVNGGEKMSKSRGTGISPLKYLELGLNAEWLRYYIAAKLNAKVEDIDFNPDDFVARVNSDLVGKYINIASRSAGFLAKRFAGKLSADIGVEGRTLLDGLRAHRAEIERLYEEREFGKALRETMLLADRVNEYVDANKPWELAKQAGRDAVLHDVCTVCIEAFRVLTIYLKPVLPALAAQVEAFLNVAPMDFADASRALGAHVIGEYKHLMQRVDPALLDKLFEPPVIELPPPGGEPLADEIKVDDFAKIDLRIAKIVNCEHVEGSDKLLRLTLDVGEGRTRNVFSGIKSAYQPEQLIGKFTVMVANLAPRKMKFGVSEGMVLAASHADEKANPGLYVLEPWPGATPGLRVR from the coding sequence ATGACCCGCAAGCTCTTCGTCACCACCGCCCTGCCCTACGCCAACGCGCCGTTCCACGTCGGGCACATGATGGAGTACATCCAGGCGGACATCTGGGTGCGCTTCCAGCGCATGCTGGGCAACGAGGTGCACTTCGTCTGTGCCGACGACGCGCACGGCGCGCCGATCATGATCGCCGCCGAGAAGGCGGGCCTGACGCCGCAGGACTTCGTCGCCAAGATCGCCGCCGGCCGCAAGCAGTACCTCGACGGCTTCCACATCGCCTTCGACAACTGGCACTCCACCGACGGGCCCGAGAACCACGAGTTCGCGCAGGACATCTACCTGAAGCTGCGCCGCCAGGGCCTGATCGCCGTGCGTTCGATCGAGCAGTTCTACGACCCGGTCAAGGGCATGTTCCTGCCCGACCGCTACATCAAGGGCGAGTGCCCGAAGTGCGGCGCGAAAGACCAGTACGGCGACTCCTGCGAAGTGTGCGGCGCGGTCTACACGCCCACCGACCTGAAGAACCCGTACTCGACGCTGACCGGCGCGACGCCGGTGATGAAGAGCAGCGAGCACCACTTCTTCCAGCTCTCCTCGCAGCGCTGCATCGACTTCCTGCAGCAGTGGACGCAGGAGCCCGGGCGGCTGCAGAGCGAGGTGCTGAACAAGATCCGCGAGTGGTTCGCCACCGACGAACAGGGCCACGTCAGCCTGGCGGACTGGGACATCAGCCGCGACGCGCCCTACTTCGGCATCCGCATCCCCGACACCGAGGACAAGTACTTCTACGTCTGGCTCGACGCACCGGTGGGCTACCTCGCGTCGCTGAAGAACTACTGCGCGAAGACCGGCCGCGACTACGACGCGCTGATGGCCGACCCGACGCTGGAGCAGATCCACTTCATCGGCAAGGACATCACCTACTTCCACACCCTGTTCTGGCCGGCGATGCTGCACTTCAGCGGCCGCAAGGCGCCCGACAAGGTGTTCGTGCACGGCTTCATCACCGTCAATGGCGGCGAGAAGATGAGCAAGAGCCGCGGCACCGGCATCTCGCCGCTGAAGTACCTCGAGCTCGGCCTGAACGCCGAATGGCTGCGCTACTACATCGCCGCCAAGCTCAACGCGAAGGTCGAGGACATCGACTTCAACCCGGACGACTTTGTCGCCCGCGTCAACAGCGACCTGGTCGGCAAGTACATCAACATCGCCAGCCGCTCGGCCGGCTTCCTCGCCAAGCGCTTCGCCGGCAAGCTGTCGGCGGACATCGGCGTGGAAGGCCGCACCCTGCTCGACGGCCTGCGCGCCCACCGCGCCGAGATCGAGCGCCTGTACGAGGAGCGCGAGTTCGGCAAGGCACTGCGCGAGACCATGCTGCTGGCCGACCGCGTCAACGAGTACGTCGATGCCAACAAGCCCTGGGAACTGGCCAAGCAGGCCGGCCGCGACGCGGTGCTGCACGACGTCTGCACGGTGTGCATCGAAGCCTTCCGCGTGCTGACGATCTACCTCAAGCCGGTGCTGCCGGCGCTGGCGGCGCAGGTCGAAGCTTTCCTGAACGTGGCGCCGATGGACTTCGCCGACGCCTCGCGCGCGCTCGGCGCCCATGTCATCGGCGAGTACAAGCACCTGATGCAGCGGGTCGACCCGGCACTGCTCGACAAGCTCTTCGAGCCGCCGGTGATCGAATTGCCGCCGCCCGGCGGCGAGCCGCTGGCCGACGAGATCAAGGTCGACGACTTCGCGAAGATCGACCTGCGCATCGCGAAGATCGTCAACTGCGAGCATGTCGAGGGCAGCGACAAGCTGCTGCGCCTGACGCTGGACGTCGGTGAAGGCCGCACCCGCAACGTGTTCAGCGGCATCAAGTCGGCCTACCAGCCGGAGCAGCTGATCGGCAAGTTCACCGTGATGGTGGCCAACCTCGCGCCGCGCAAGATGAAGTTCGGCGTCAGTGAGGGCATGGTGCTGGCCGCCAGCCATGCCGACGAGAAAGCCAACCCGGGCCTGTACGTGCTCGAGCCGTGGCCGGGCGCGACTCCCGGACTGCGCGTGCGCTGA
- the apbC gene encoding iron-sulfur cluster carrier protein ApbC codes for MAATESTLLEALKGVTDPNTGKDFVSTKQLKNLKVEGGDVSFDVELGYPAKSQIPALRKALIAAARSVAGVENVSANLATKVIAHAVQRGVQLLPNVKNIVAVASGKGGVGKSTTAVNLALALAAEGATVGILDADIYGPSLPMMMGIEGRPESADGKTMEPLENYGVQVISIGFLIEQDNPMIWRGPMATQALEQLLRQTNWGNLDYLIIDMPPGTGDIQLTLSQRVPLTGAVIVTTPQDIALLDARKGIKMFEKVGVPILGIVENMAVHVCEKCGHIEHIFGEDGGKKMAAEYEMDYLGALPLNLSIRVQTDAGRPTVVSDPDGEIAGLYKSVARQVAVKIAQRAKDFSAKFPTISISKNT; via the coding sequence ATGGCCGCCACCGAATCCACCCTGCTCGAAGCCCTGAAGGGCGTGACCGACCCGAACACGGGCAAAGACTTCGTCTCGACGAAGCAGCTGAAGAACCTGAAGGTCGAGGGCGGCGACGTCTCCTTCGACGTCGAGCTCGGCTACCCCGCCAAGAGCCAGATCCCGGCGCTGCGCAAGGCGCTGATCGCCGCTGCGCGCAGCGTGGCCGGCGTCGAGAACGTCAGCGCCAACCTGGCCACCAAGGTGATCGCCCATGCCGTGCAGCGCGGCGTGCAGCTGCTGCCCAATGTCAAGAACATCGTCGCCGTGGCCTCCGGCAAGGGCGGCGTGGGCAAGAGCACCACGGCGGTCAACCTCGCGCTGGCGCTGGCCGCCGAGGGCGCCACGGTGGGCATCCTCGACGCCGACATCTACGGCCCCAGCCTGCCGATGATGATGGGCATCGAGGGCCGCCCCGAGAGCGCCGACGGCAAGACCATGGAGCCGCTGGAGAACTACGGCGTGCAGGTCATCTCGATCGGCTTCCTGATCGAGCAGGACAACCCGATGATCTGGCGCGGCCCGATGGCCACCCAGGCGCTCGAGCAGCTGCTGCGCCAGACCAACTGGGGCAACCTCGACTACCTGATCATCGACATGCCCCCGGGCACCGGCGACATCCAGCTCACGCTGAGCCAGCGCGTGCCGCTGACCGGGGCGGTGATCGTCACCACGCCGCAGGACATCGCCCTGCTCGACGCGCGCAAGGGCATCAAGATGTTCGAGAAGGTCGGCGTGCCGATCCTGGGCATCGTCGAGAACATGGCGGTGCACGTGTGCGAGAAGTGCGGCCACATCGAGCACATCTTCGGCGAGGACGGCGGCAAGAAGATGGCTGCCGAGTACGAGATGGACTATCTCGGCGCGCTGCCGCTGAACCTGTCGATCCGCGTGCAGACCGACGCCGGCCGGCCCACGGTGGTCAGCGACCCCGACGGCGAGATCGCCGGCCTGTACAAGAGCGTGGCGCGGCAGGTGGCGGTGAAGATCGCGCAGCGCGC